In one Brevibacillus composti genomic region, the following are encoded:
- a CDS encoding TspO/MBR family protein: MKIGTSALLFFAVYALYSLAGFLYPEGGAWYDALVKPPGTLPAGLFSIIWGILYGLISLSIVQVIRQRQLHGEVLLFFTINWAANQAFTWLFLEEHLLLPAAVDTFIVAYSTWLLIRVLQPRLPVAAYLLVPYLLWDLYATYTAWGIYLLNR; encoded by the coding sequence GTGAAAATCGGGACCTCCGCGCTGTTGTTTTTCGCTGTCTACGCACTGTACTCATTGGCTGGATTTCTGTATCCCGAGGGTGGAGCATGGTATGACGCATTGGTCAAACCGCCAGGCACTCTGCCTGCCGGACTTTTCTCAATCATTTGGGGAATTTTATATGGACTGATATCCTTATCAATTGTGCAAGTCATTCGTCAGCGGCAGCTGCACGGGGAAGTGCTTTTGTTTTTCACGATCAATTGGGCGGCCAATCAAGCTTTTACCTGGCTGTTCCTGGAAGAACACTTGCTGCTTCCGGCGGCAGTGGATACGTTCATCGTGGCTTATTCCACCTGGCTATTGATCCGGGTGCTGCAGCCTCGCCTTCCGGTCGCGGCTTATCTCTTGGTTCCCTATTTGCTCTGGGATCTGTACGCCACCTATACGGCCTGGGGAATCTACCTGCTGAATCGGTAG
- a CDS encoding metal-dependent hydrolase, which produces MLEIQYHGHSCVQLTSEGHSIIIDPFISGNPQAVTKLSDIRVQYILLTHGHQDHILDAVELAKQNDATIIATFELANYLGWQGAKTMALNLGGSAAFPFGRVKMTQAFHSSGMVYDEDQRIVYLGMPGGFIVTMGGKTVYHAGDTGLFGDMKILGERHDIDAAFLPIGDVFTMGPKDALVAAEWVKPKLVVPIHYNTFPPIQQDGEAFVSSLKEKGINGAALKPGETTRLS; this is translated from the coding sequence ATGTTGGAGATCCAGTATCACGGTCACTCCTGTGTCCAGCTGACCAGCGAAGGACATTCGATCATCATCGATCCGTTTATTTCGGGGAACCCGCAAGCGGTCACGAAGCTGTCCGATATTCGGGTGCAGTACATTCTCTTGACGCACGGCCATCAGGATCATATTCTCGACGCAGTCGAACTGGCCAAGCAGAATGACGCGACCATCATCGCGACCTTTGAGCTGGCGAACTACCTCGGCTGGCAAGGGGCGAAGACGATGGCGCTCAATCTGGGAGGCTCCGCCGCGTTTCCGTTTGGCCGGGTAAAAATGACCCAGGCTTTCCACAGCTCCGGCATGGTGTATGACGAAGATCAGCGGATCGTCTACCTGGGGATGCCCGGCGGCTTCATCGTCACGATGGGCGGAAAAACCGTCTATCATGCAGGAGACACCGGCCTTTTCGGGGATATGAAAATACTGGGCGAACGCCATGACATCGATGCGGCCTTCCTGCCGATCGGCGATGTATTCACGATGGGGCCAAAGGATGCTCTGGTTGCCGCGGAATGGGTGAAGCCCAAGCTCGTCGTCCCGATTCACTACAATACATTCCCGCCGATCCAACAGGATGGGGAGGCGTTTGTAAGCAGTCTGAAGGAAAAAGGAATCAACGGAGCAGCGCTAAAGCCGGGGGAAACGACCCGATTGTCGTGA
- a CDS encoding cyclase family protein gives MRIIDLSQVLETGMPQYPGQPDAVFRQVAQVQSDGYQVTDFHAVVHVGTHCDAPAHFIEGGETIESIPLERFVGEAVIVDVRLPDGQREMGPSVLAGADIRPGDIVLFRSGLSQKWGTEAYETAFPYFGEELARELVERGVRAVGLDFISPDPIETDSYPAHHIFLGNRLGIVENLKNLELIDRERVFFAAAPLAIKGSDGAFTRAFAVLFD, from the coding sequence ATGCGAATCATTGATCTTTCTCAGGTGCTGGAAACAGGCATGCCCCAGTATCCGGGACAGCCGGATGCGGTGTTCAGGCAAGTGGCACAGGTGCAGTCAGACGGATACCAGGTTACGGATTTTCATGCTGTCGTGCACGTCGGTACACATTGCGACGCCCCCGCCCATTTTATCGAGGGCGGCGAGACGATCGAGTCGATTCCGTTGGAGCGTTTCGTGGGGGAAGCCGTCATCGTGGATGTCCGGCTGCCGGACGGTCAGCGGGAGATGGGCCCGTCTGTGCTGGCGGGAGCGGATATTCGCCCGGGCGACATCGTCCTGTTCCGCAGCGGGCTTAGCCAAAAATGGGGGACGGAAGCATACGAGACCGCCTTTCCATACTTCGGCGAAGAGTTGGCCAGGGAGCTGGTGGAGCGAGGGGTACGCGCGGTCGGCCTTGACTTTATCTCGCCTGATCCGATCGAGACGGACAGCTATCCCGCTCACCATATCTTTCTGGGAAATCGGCTGGGAATCGTGGAGAACTTGAAAAATCTGGAGCTGATTGACCGCGAGCGCGTCTTTTTTGCGGCCGCGCCTCTTGCTATCAAGGGCAGCGACGGAGCGTTCACCCGCGCTTTTGCCGTGCTGTTCGACTAA